The following are encoded together in the Triticum dicoccoides isolate Atlit2015 ecotype Zavitan chromosome 6B, WEW_v2.0, whole genome shotgun sequence genome:
- the LOC119320880 gene encoding uncharacterized protein LOC119320880, translated as MASAPPPQRRRASPPAIPDELVEEILLRLPPDEPACLLRASLVCKAWGGIVSHPVFRRRLHELYLAPPVLGFLHGSEEDDSPHFVSTTASPFSLAAPDWRSWRAVDCRHGRALFLSKRNHTRTWELLLWEPITGAQQRIPVPAAFNGSWPTAAVFCAVDGCDHHDCLGGPFRVVFVFVVDNEDVDYDDNVISAGVYSSETGTWGELTSMYSEFMMFFGKYSSLLVGRSLLYFMSDAGLILEYDLVRHGLTVFDTPDCQPGYKSDCGSSSSDDNRFKLMLAEDGGLGVSEESGLRLKLWTRKASDTTDARWVVNCIFCLENLLPASDLLVPGINYRVTVLGFTEEAQVIFVDTIDSLFTIDLQLGLVTEVPDDRGFCNLIPVVGFYAPVPRRENQNLLALKPCEEASGELLV; from the coding sequence ATGGCATCAGCACCGCCGCCGCAGCGACGCCGCGCATCGCCGCCGGCGATCCCGGACGAGCTCGTCGAagagatcctcctccgcctcccgcccgACGAACCGGCCTGCCTCCTCCGCGCCTCCCTCGTCTGCAAGGCCTGGGGCGGCATCGTCTCCCACCCCgtcttccgccgccgcctccacgagCTCTACCTCGCACCCCCCGTGCTCGGCTTCCTCCACGGATCGGAAGAAGACGACTCCCCGCACTTCGTCTCCACCACCGCGTCGCCCTTCTCCCTCGCCGCCCCGGACTGGCGCTCGTGGCGGGCCGTCGACTGCCGCCACGGCCGCGCCCTCTTCCTCTCCAAGCGCAATCATACTCGTACCTGGGAGCTGCTCCTATGGGAGCCAATCACGGGCGCCCAGCAGCGCATACCGGTGCCCGCGGCGTTCAACGGCAGCTGGCCGACCGCGGCCGTGTTCTGCGCAGTGGACGGGTGCGACCACCACGACTGCCTTGGGGGtccattccgcgtggtcttcgtctTCGTCGTCGACAACGAAGACGTTGACTACGACGACAATGTCATATCGGCCGGCGTATACTCGTCGGAGACCGGCACGTGGGGCGAGCTGACCTCGATGTACAGCGAATTCATGATGTTCTTTGGAAAATATTCCAGCCTGCTCGTTGGGAGGTCTCTGCTCTACTTCATGTCCGATGCTGGGTTGATCCTGGAGTACGATTTAGTGAGGCATGGCCTGACCGTCTTCGACACACCTGACTGCCAGCCCGGCTACAAGTCCGACTGTGGGTCGTCGTCCTCGGACGACAACAGATTTAAACTCATGCTTGCGGAGGATGGTGGGCTGGGAGTTAGTGAAGAATCGGGTCTGCGCCTCAAACTGTGGACAAGGAAGGCGAGTGACACCACTGATGCACGATGGGTAGTCAACTGCATCTTCTGCTTGGAAAACTTGCTTCCAGCTAGCGATCTCTTGGTCCCGGGCATAAATTATAGAGTGACTGTGCTGGGCTTTACTGAGGAAGCACAAGTCATTTTCGTTGACACGATTGATAGCCTCTTCACAATCGATCTGCAATTAGGGTTGGTGACGGAGGTGCCGGATGATCGTGGCTTCTGCAATCTGATTCCAGTTGTCGGCTTCTACGCTCCTG